The Euzebyales bacterium genome includes the window ATGACGCGGGCCTCGACCGGTCCTACGACCTGCACCGTGCGGCCTACCTGCGGACGTTCGACCGCCTTGGCCTGCGCTACGAGATCGTGTCGGCGATGTCGGGCGCGATGGGCGGCTCGGCGTCCGAGGAGTTCCTGGCGCCGACCCCGGTTGGCGAGGACACGTTCGTCAGGTGCACGACGTGCGACTACGCGGCGAACGCTGAGGCCGTCGAGATCCCGCCGTCCAAGCCCGTGTCCGCCGACGGCGTACCTGCGGCGCACGTGGAGGACACACCGGACACGCCGACGATCGCGACCCTGGTCGACCTGCTCAATGCGCGGCACGACCTGCGGCGCGAGGACCGTGACTGGACCGCGGCCGACATGCTCAAGAACGTGCTCGTGCGCCTGCGGCACCCCGACGGCAGGACGGAAGCCCTGGCCATCGGCGTCCCGGGCGACCGTGACGTGGACTTCAAGCGCCTCGAGGCCGTCGTCACGCCAGCCGCCGTGGAACCGTTCGACGACGAGGACTTCGCCGCTCATCCGATGCTGGTCAAAGGCTACATCGGACCCACCGGGCTCGGCGAGGCGATGGGTGTGCGCTACTTCGCCGACCCGCGCATCGCGGACGGCACGCGATGGGCGACCGGTGCCAACGAGGCCGGGCGCCACGTCGTGGACCTGGTGGCCGGACGGGACTTCACCGCCGACGGCATGATCGACGTCGCCGACATCCGCGAAGGCGACCCCTGCCCCCGGTGTGACGGGACGCTGTCGATCGCGCGCGGCATCGAGATCGGGCACATCTTCAAGCTCGGCCGCCGATATGCCGAGGCACTGGACCTCACGGTGCAGGACGAGGCCGGCGGTCAGGTGACCGTCACGATGGGTTCCTACGGCATCGGCGTCTCGCGTGCCGTTCCCGCGATCGTCGAGCAGACCCACGACGAGCACGGCCTGTGCTGGCCTCGATCGGTCTCGCCCGCCGACGTGCACGTCGCAGCGACCGGCAAGGACGACACGCCGTTCGACGCGGCCGAGGCCCTGACCGCCGATCTCGAGGCCGCCGGCCTTTCGGTGCTGCACGACGACCGACGGGTACGTGCGGGCGTGAAGTTCAACGACGCTGACCTCCTCGGCGTGCCGACGATCGTCGTGCTCGGCCGCGGCCTGCAGCGCGGAGTCGCCGAGATCAAGGACCGTGCCAGCGGCGAGCGCACCGACATCGAGCTGCCCGACGTCGTGGCGTACCTCACCGACCTCGTGCGCAGCGGCTGACCTCGGCTGCCCGGCAGCGGCTGCCACGTCCGAGGTTGCGTGGCAGCTGACCCCGGCTGCCCGCCAGCGGCCGCCACGCTCGTCGTGGCATGCTGCCGCCGATGGCCCATGTCGACGTCTCCCACCTGCGGTACGTCCTGCCCAACGGCAGGGTGCTGCTCGACGACGTCTCGTTCCGGGTGGGGGAGGGGGCCAAGGCCGCACTGATCGGTGCCAACGGCACGGGCAAGACGACGCTGCTGCGGATCCTCGCCGGTGAGCTCACCGCAAACGGCGGCACCGCTGTGTCGAGTGGCGGCCTCGGCGTGATGCCGCAGTTCATCGGCTCGATCACCGACGGCAGCGATGTGCGGGACCTGCTGCTGTCGGTCGCGCCCACGCCGGTGCGTACCGCCGCCGCGGCGCTGGACCGCGCCGAGCTGGCGATGATGGACAACGACGACGAGCGCACCCAGCTGGCCTACGCAGAGGCGCTTGCGCGCTGGACCGACGTCGGTGGCTACGACGCCGAGCACGGTTGGGACGCGTGCTGCACCGCGGCGCTGCGACAGCACTACGAACGCGTGCGCTATCGCGCCGTCGTGACGCTGTCGGGCGGGGAGCAGAAGCGCCTGGTGCTCGAGGCGCTCCTGCGCGGACCCGACGGCATGCTGCTGCTCGACGAGCCGGACAACTACCTCGACCAACGCTCGGACCCGATTATCGGGCTGACCAGCGGTTTCGCCGGTCACAAGCAGCATACTTGCATAGCATGCCGCACTAGGTCAAGATATCGCCGATGCTCGACACCGACGACCTCCGCGCCCTCCTCGACTCGTGGCTATTGCGGATGGCCGCCGAACGCAAGGCTGACAAGACCCGCGCCGTCTACAGGATGGGTGTCGAACAGTTCCTCGACTGGTGCCACACCGAGGGCGTGAAACCGGCGCTCGAGCCCGACACCGTCGCGGCGTTCACCAACCACCTGCTCGACGCCGGCCGGGCGCCAGCGACCGCCAGGTTGCGGCAGCTCGCGGTCCGGCGGTTCTCGGCGTGGCTCGCCGACGAGGACGAGATCGACCACGACCTGCTGGTGAAGGTCAAACCGCCGAAGCTCGACACCGCGGTCGTCGACGAGCTGACCGACGACCAGCTCCGCGCGCTCATCAAGGCGTGCGCCGGCAAGTCCCTGTCATGCAAGCGCGACGAAGCGATCGTCCGGTTCATGTGCGAGACGGGCGCCAGGGCGGGTGAGGTTATCAACATGACCGTCCACGACGTCGACCTGTCCCGCGGGCTCGCGGTGATCCGCCGCGGGAAGGGCGGCAAAGGCCGACACGTCCCGTTCGGACCCGCCACCGGCGCCGCGATCGACCGCTACATGCGCGCCAGACGCAAGCACATCAAGGCGGACGGGCCGACGCTGTGGCTCGGCGAACGCGGCTACGGGTTCACCTATGCGGCGCTGTGGCGGTCGCTGCGGATCCGCGC containing:
- a CDS encoding proline--tRNA ligase; protein product: MALRMSTLFLRTLREDPSDAEVPSHRLLVRAGYVRRVAPGIFTWLPLGWKVLRNVERIIREEMDAAGFQEVHFPALLPREPYERTGRWTEYGDTLFRLRDRRQADYLLGPTHEELFTLLVKEMYGSYRDLPLSLYQIQTKFRDEARPRAGVLRGREFLMKDSYSFDVDDAGLDRSYDLHRAAYLRTFDRLGLRYEIVSAMSGAMGGSASEEFLAPTPVGEDTFVRCTTCDYAANAEAVEIPPSKPVSADGVPAAHVEDTPDTPTIATLVDLLNARHDLRREDRDWTAADMLKNVLVRLRHPDGRTEALAIGVPGDRDVDFKRLEAVVTPAAVEPFDDEDFAAHPMLVKGYIGPTGLGEAMGVRYFADPRIADGTRWATGANEAGRHVVDLVAGRDFTADGMIDVADIREGDPCPRCDGTLSIARGIEIGHIFKLGRRYAEALDLTVQDEAGGQVTVTMGSYGIGVSRAVPAIVEQTHDEHGLCWPRSVSPADVHVAATGKDDTPFDAAEALTADLEAAGLSVLHDDRRVRAGVKFNDADLLGVPTIVVLGRGLQRGVAEIKDRASGERTDIELPDVVAYLTDLVRSG
- a CDS encoding ATP-binding cassette domain-containing protein, with product MAHVDVSHLRYVLPNGRVLLDDVSFRVGEGAKAALIGANGTGKTTLLRILAGELTANGGTAVSSGGLGVMPQFIGSITDGSDVRDLLLSVAPTPVRTAAAALDRAELAMMDNDDERTQLAYAEALARWTDVGGYDAEHGWDACCTAALRQHYERVRYRAVVTLSGGEQKRLVLEALLRGPDGMLLLDEPDNYLDQRSDPIIGLTSGFAGHKQHTCIACRTRSRYRRCSTPTTSAPSSTRGYCGWPPNARLTRPAPSTGWVSNSSSTGATPRA
- a CDS encoding tyrosine-type recombinase/integrase; the protein is MAAERKADKTRAVYRMGVEQFLDWCHTEGVKPALEPDTVAAFTNHLLDAGRAPATARLRQLAVRRFSAWLADEDEIDHDLLVKVKPPKLDTAVVDELTDDQLRALIKACAGKSLSCKRDEAIVRFMCETGARAGEVINMTVHDVDLSRGLAVIRRGKGGKGRHVPFGPATGAAIDRYMRARRKHIKADGPTLWLGERGYGFTYAALWRSLRIRARKAGLGDVHPHVLRHTFAGRWLDAGGTEQGLMVTAGWSRRDMIDRYSRATSERRAADEARRLGLGDL